Within bacterium, the genomic segment TTATTTGTGTGAACGGTAGAAAGCACAAGGTGGCCGGTAAGTGCGGCTTGAATTGCAAGTTGGGCAGTTTCTTTGTCGCGAATTTCACCAACCATGATAATGTCAGGGTCTTGTCGAAGGGTCGTGCGAAGACCATTCGCAAACGTATACCCTATTTCCGGATGGACCTGAGATTGATTGATACCGTCAATACTGTATTCAATAGGGTCTTCGAGGCTCAAAACATTTTTGGTCTCTTTGTCTATTTCATTCAACATGGCGTAAAGAGTCGTGGTTTTTCCGGAGCCCGTCGGGCCGGAAATGAGAATCAACCCGTATGGACGTTTAATCGCTCGACGTATCGTTTCCAAGTTTCTTTTACTTAACCCGAGGTCGGTCAATTTCTTCACTCCCTTTTCCTGGTCAAGGATTCTCATCACTACCTTTTCTCCGTAAAAAGTCGGGAAAGTGGAGACACGAAAATCAATCTGACGCCCGTCAATTTTCGCGGAAAATCTTCCATCTTGGGGTTTTCGTTTCTCATCGAGCCGCATATTCGCAAGAATCTTAATTCGGGCAACAACGGCGGAGTGCACCTTCTTAGGGAGCACGAGACTCGTGTTCAGCACACCGTCAACTCGGAAACGGACACGGACCGTATCACGAGTATGCTCAAGATGGACGTCAGACGTATCGCCTTCGGTCGCATATCGCAAGATGGTCGCGACTATCTTTGTTACAGGAGCATCTTCGGTTACCTGGACCTCATCTGTCGCATTTTTTTTTGTATCCGTCCCGGCCGTTTCCGCTATTTCATCCCCTTGCAATTCACCCTCAAGCTCATCGAGTGCCTCAGTCACTTCTTTCGACAGCCCTTTGTACATTTTGAGGACTTTTTCAAAATCTTCCTCCGAAATAAGGAATATCTTGAACGGCATGTTAATTTTTGTCGATATAAAGGTAAGCGCGTCTCTCGCTTCAATATTGTCAGGGTCGGTCATTCCAACCTCAAGCACCCCATCGGAAACTCCGAGAGGAACGAAACGGTAGTGCGAAGCCGACTCTTCGGGAATATACTCAAGAACGGTTGTTTGTATTTCTTCGTCACCCAAAAAGCGGACAGGAATATTGAGGTGCTCTCCCTTGCTTTCGATAATATCGCGCTCAGGAATTCCCATATCAACGAGCGTTTCCTCAAGAGGCTTTCCCGAAGTGCTTGCTTTACGTCGAATAGCCGGAATGTCTTCTTCCCGGATAATGTTTTTTCGCGCAAGAATCTCGAGTATACCCATAAAGGTTAATAAAAACCGATTACGTTTTTAAAAAATAAATTAACGGAAAGACGCAAAGGGATTCGGCCTCCCCACCGGCTGTGACGGAATGACAAGTTCGAATTCCGCAAGCCTTTGAAATTCGGAAGTAGAAAACAAAGAACCATCCAAGGAAACGTTTTCAAGGCGACGCAATGTTGTTATCACCTCCTGCCCGACAGCGGTTATAGGCTGAGCGGAAGATTGGGGAATGATTTTGAAAAATGCGGTATATATCCATAATCCCACACCCGCAAGAACCGCAAGAACCAGCGCTCCGGCATTTTTCTGAAAAAAGTTTTGGTTATTGTCGTTCATAGCCTTTGGTTAAGGGAGCCAATAAGTTTTTATGGTTATTTCATATGTGTGCGTAGTTCCTGCCGCCGATGCGTCAAATGAAACCTCGGGAAAATCAACAAGGCGAAGATTCGACTCGAGGCTGTCGATAAACTGAAGGAATTTTACGTATGTGGTTGAAAAAGAAAAGGTCATGGAAAGTGTACGAAACGTGTCCGAAGAAGAGTCCGTGATGTTCCCGCCCACCTCGCTACCCGGCTGTCCTTCCTGAATACGAATAGCTTTTATGGCAATGTCGTATTTCTCCGCTATACCGTTAATCTCGGCGGCAAGTTTTACGTTATCAATATTGTGAGGAACCATTTTTTCAAGACGGGACAAGTCGGAGCCTGAAAAGGTATTGTATTTGTTTACAAGCACGGTTTTAGTTTCTTCAAGCTTTTTTGCACTGTCGAGAGCGCGGACATAATCCGACTCTTCGGATTGAAGCGTGCGAATCTCAGCGTACGTCGGGTCGATATACACGTAAAAAAGCGCGACGGAGAGAATTATGAGAAGAAGTGGAAGGATGCTTTTCATGGCGTTTTAATAAGGGAATCCCTCAAGAGAAAGGGTTTGAAAGGTGTCTTTATAAAGAAGGTCGCGGGCGTTAAAAACAAGACTCAATCTGAATACCACATTCCCATCGGGGTCAAGGTCAAGATTCGAAAAGACGGAACGTTTCACCGATTTGTTTGTGGATAAAATATCAGATTGGAGAACGAGAGTTGTATAATTTCTCGCCTTCCCTTTCATAAAGACCGCGACATCCCCGTCAAGAGGAAGAATTTCGTAACTGAAATCGGTAAATTGAACATTCTGAACAGTTAATGACTGCAGCAATTCAAAAAAAGCGGAAACGGAAAGGTGCTGGGACAGAAGCGAACGGGCGGCTTTGAGACGGTTGTCGAGATCGATAAGTTCATTTATTAAATCCGTGTTAAAAGAGGCTCGAAGTTCTGACAACTCCATATCAAGACTTTGTATCCGGTTGGAAAGATAGCTTTTATAAGAAAAAACCGCCGCGCCGGCAAGAATCGCCACGACAAAAACAATGACACCGACAAATGACATGAGGCCCGCCGGTTCTTTTTTACCAGTGGCGGCTGTATGAGTAATCCGGGTCGTTCCGGAAACAACCGGTTTTTGGGGTATGAATGTTGTTTTTTGAAATCGAGGATCCATAAGGAACAAACTACTTCTCTAGTATATCACGCACTAAAGATGCTATTCAAACTCCTGAAGACGTCGCAACGCGACGCCGACAGCAACGGCGAATTCCGGTCCAACCGTTTTCAATACTCCATCAAGAAATGCAGGTGCTTCAACCTTGGAAAAGGGATCTCCAGAAACAATTTCCGACTGAAACGCCTTGTGGGCACGGTCTTTAAACCCAGAAAGCCCCACTCCG encodes:
- a CDS encoding GspE/PulE family protein; translation: MGILEILARKNIIREEDIPAIRRKASTSGKPLEETLVDMGIPERDIIESKGEHLNIPVRFLGDEEIQTTVLEYIPEESASHYRFVPLGVSDGVLEVGMTDPDNIEARDALTFISTKINMPFKIFLISEEDFEKVLKMYKGLSKEVTEALDELEGELQGDEIAETAGTDTKKNATDEVQVTEDAPVTKIVATILRYATEGDTSDVHLEHTRDTVRVRFRVDGVLNTSLVLPKKVHSAVVARIKILANMRLDEKRKPQDGRFSAKIDGRQIDFRVSTFPTFYGEKVVMRILDQEKGVKKLTDLGLSKRNLETIRRAIKRPYGLILISGPTGSGKTTTLYAMLNEIDKETKNVLSLEDPIEYSIDGINQSQVHPEIGYTFANGLRTTLRQDPDIIMVGEIRDKETAQLAIQAALTGHLVLSTVHTNNAIGAIPRLIDMGVDPYLIGPTLVLAMAQRLVRMFCPGAGRPISVDGGIAMMMEKQFADLPEEYKKEIPFGKQMYGVAPAPGCPSGVRGRVAVMEMLEMDKELENAVLKNPTETEIWKIARKNGMMTMKEDAISKAFSRIIPFEEINGL